In Ictalurus punctatus breed USDA103 chromosome 3, Coco_2.0, whole genome shotgun sequence, the following are encoded in one genomic region:
- the rab11fip5a gene encoding uncharacterized protein rab11fip5a isoform X1, with product MASVNRDEEQRWVPTHVQVLVIRARGLRAKGKHGTSDAYTVVQLGKEKYSTCVMEKSTEPEWGEECTFELQPGVLEDGGRDAHPAGTGDLTFTVMHRALIGLDVFLGQTVIALDKAFRERACMRNEWYKLHSKTGKKEKERGELQLTVQFTRHNLTASMYDLSMKDKPRSAFIRLRERMRARKRGGDEESNSAIVPGGYGALARMRSRLPSDGGGEEDYEDDEGGELRRSKMRSYFLHGRLRKSSDTRSSTSLGSESSESSSRGGSLSPTAGISVVVSDLSNSPSNSSNLTADNSPEHTVAPSPLVSPVRYVFDEECDLSIPVPHSLTTDSDAPILLPSVCVNGNPVETSPLTHQPPSLVLQHPRPQTETQQESPNTPQTSPPQKGKPTQAQTTQPPEIKPQPSSEFQTLQPKVESKSKSDLQFPAVGLLQKGSGLSLSLQNLSRRKEEQQGGGPIDGRRWSFDKPGEEEKAAIAAALDNAGLMADETVVETAMSVSEIEVQGKKKRGLFSHARAEKVESGHAQPAAEGRHRGWFSSKDPYSKPSQLAAPQTDFSSSTTLSLLSPFPTDLSEGMTCQHTNPFTSTSFISPANPFFSLLKQNPFFQELHTVTPLTPALPFLCSPAIYQPEVPASRPRNPTCPLIAVEAGNSKAILVDGASPNLTNSFCRTDASVDSVKYTQCGDFIGDRLKLNSKIGTQKMTTLPSSYPIEPTNQTPTCGEGNPVVSNKAYALESVCIITPACTLMVDALSHSEAEANFIHCGTQKTDLNNSVPLDALESEFDSSLPHNSSIDFSELHALACPYPTRSSCTFNKDKVSAVSVCQINVTPNAMSVLSMTPKPSALSSESLNYLGLAEKFEHETGKCITFKRLTDDDTKGSVEIQKTSLPYCNFDIRETSSIVTSESPSRGCKVPESKSLSKGQQNFKSDFGIGKGDGDVVLKESAIKERTCLDVHPTTYPLGLSIPLGLSDSVLQGRLTMEKDVAGNPGCGSLDTSEVCFVGEGFDIENLKVLMDSSSTESSNMSFTKEKLGDSPHNPSKGRFGLSETLSGTYLVERPNGSRQTLSSALSPGYVLSHSHYESVDSEQYLTCMSQHSSLTISQLSPVAYLKSDTFQEAKPKSGSSQEVLPTNYQSQRIVSELQQNQAEISQETLPKNEGISQYDPSNPPLSLTFLPKSLEKCDIIEEAITGTVTNESIQKYDPPVDTMNHDLLHERIPDILDMMTTMATEECLMLDSHTFMDKDICSTESHQSHHVKCDGALEDLEIITDFGRSTENVCVCDFVSEPTSSITEDLVMTDLLLENVFVAQHAVTHSVGTSPVVPTVPRETCTNMELCPDSVKASQISKNTQATTTAASVPQGEYLGSIIHWSTIQTPLPEPSNLDRLTSGHDLLISSPLLELSPLASSTPHVAVGNSLPLSSFPMPSAPAKSLPHTVLAAAAALPPVFAASHDYFPQEEHQVACHNNSPHPVKPLTPPDEKRSEGRSMLEKIKSTIHPGRGHQGDQEPEKKLLVEGGGSYYHLNHSELVSLLVQRDAELQQEREEYERHGLLLQKREVELKKMKILIRDLEDYIDTLLVRIMEQTPALLQVRSKIK from the exons ATGGCCTCGGTAAACAGGGACGAGGAGCAGCGATGGGTGCCGACGCACGTGCAGGTGCTGGTGATCCGCGCCCGCGGGCTCCGCGCCAAGGGCAAGCACGGCACGAGCGACGCGTACACCGTGGTGCAGCTCGGCAAGGAGAAGTACTCCACATGCGTGATGGAGAAAAGCACGGAGCCCGAATGGGGCGAGGAGTGCACATTCGAGCTGCAGCCTGGCGTGCTGGAGGACGGGGGCCGCGACGCACACCCGGCCGGCACCGGCGACCTCACCTTCACCGTCATGCACCGCGCGCTCATCGGCCTTGACGTGTTCCTTGGCCAGACTGTGATCGCGCTGGACAAGGCGTTCCGTGAGCGTGCGTGCATGAGAAACGA ATGGTACAAGCTTCATTCTAAAACTGgcaaaaaggagaaagaaagaggggagCTTCAGCTAACGGTGCAGTTCACTCGCCATAACCTGACGGCCAGCATGTATGATCTCTCCATGAAGGACAAACCTCGGTCAGCCTTCATCAGGCTgcgtgagcgcatgcgtgcccGGAAGCGTGGTGGGGATGAAGAGTCCAACTCAGCCATTGTGCCTGGGGGTTATGGTGCGTTGGCGCGCATGCGGAGTCGTCTGCCaagtgatggtggtggagaggaAGACTATGAGGATGATGAAGGAGGGGAGTTGAGGAGGAGTAAAATGAGGAGTTACTTCCTCCACGGAAGGTTACGGAAGTCTTCGGACACACGTTCTAGCACATCTCTGGGTTCTGAGAGCAGCGAGTCATCTTCTAGAGGGGGCAGCCTTAGCCCAACTGCTGGCATCAGTGTAGTGGTCTCTGACCTCTCCAATTCACCCAGCAACAGCAGCAACCTGACTGCAGACAACAgcccag agcaCACAGTAGCCCCCTCACCACTAGTCTCTCCTGTTAGATATGTGTTTGATGAGGAGTGTGACCTTAGCATCCCAGTGCCTCATTCCCTGACCACTGACAGTGATGCCCCCATTCTCCTGCCCTCTGTCTGTGTAAATGGAAATCCAGTGGAGACATCTCCTCTTACTCACCAACCCCCCTCACTGGTACTACAACATCCTAGGCCACAGACAGAGACCCAACAAGAATCACCAAACACTCCTCAGACTAGCCCACCACAGAAAGGCAAACCTACTCAGGCCCAAACCACCCAGCCCCCAGAAATCAAACCTCAACCCAGTTCAGAATTTCAGACTCTTCAGCCTAAAGTGGAGTCTAAATCCAAGTCTGACCTGCAGTTCCCTGCAGTAGGACTGCTGCAGAAGGGTtctggtctctctctatctttgcAGAACCTCTCTCGCCGTAAAGAGGAGCAGCAGGGCGGAGGGCCTATAGACGGCCGCCGCTGGTCTTTTGACAAAccaggagaggaggagaaggctGCCATTGCTGCTGCACTGGATAATGCTGGGTTGATGGCCGATGAAACCGTGGTGGAGACGGCTATGTCTGTAAGCGAGATAGAAGTTCAAGGCAAGAAGAAGCGAGGCTTGTTCTCACATGCACGGGCTGAAAAAGTCGAAAGTGGTCATGCCCAGCCAGCTGCAGAGGGAAGACACAGAGGCTGGTTCAGCTCTAAGGACCCATACAGTAAACCAAG CCAGCTGGCTGCTCCTCAGACAGACTTCAGCTCCAGCACAACCCTTTCTCTTTTATCCCCGTTTCCCACTGATCTCTCAGAGGGGATGACTTGCCAACATACTAACCCCTTCACTTCCACCTCATTCATCTCTCCTGCTAACCCTTTCTTTTCACTACTTAAGCAAAATCCATTTTTCCAAGAGCTGCATACTGTCACTCCATTAACACCTGCTTTGCCCTTTCTCTGTAGCCCAGCCATCTATCAACCTGAAGTGCCTGCCTCCAGACCAAGAAACCCCACCTGTCCTCTAATTGCAGTTGAAGCTGGAAATTCAAAGGCAATCCTAGTGGATGGAGCATCACCTAATCTTACAAATTCTTTTTGCAGAACTGATGCATCAGTTGACTCTGTCAAATATACACAATGTGGTGATTTCATTGGTGATAGATTGAAGCTAAACTCAAAGATTGGTACTCAGAAGATGACTACCCTTCCTTCTTCCTACCCAATTGAACCAACTAATCAAACACCCACATGTGGTGAAGGTAACCCAGTTGTGTCCAACAAAGCTTATGCTCTAGAAAGTGTATGTATTATAACCCCAGCATGCACTTTAATGGTAGATGCACTTTCTCATTCTGAAGCTGAAGCTAATTTTATACACTGTGGTACTCAGAAGACTGACCTCAATAACTCCGTTCCTCTGGATGCTTTGGAATCTGAATTTGACTCCTCATTGCCTCATAACTCGAGCATAGATTTCTCTGAACTCCATGCCCTAGCATGCCCTTACCCTACACGTTCAAGCTGCACATTTAATAAGGACAAAGTCAGTGCAGTCTCAGTCTGCCAAATAAATGTTACACCGAATGCAATGTCGGTGTTGTCTATGACTCCTAAACCCTCAGCACTCAGTTCTGAATCATTAAATTATTTAGGCCTGGCTGAAAAGTTTGAACATGAAACAGGCAAATGCATTACTTTCAAGAGACTGACAGATGATGACACTAAAGGGTCTGTAGAAATCCAGAAGACATCTCTGCCTTACTGCAACTTTGATATTCGGGAAACATCTTCCATTGTAACATCTGAATCTCCAAGCAGGGGTTGTAAAGTCCCAGAGTCAAAGTCCCTCTCAAAAGGACAACAGAACTTCAAATCAGATTTTGGTATTGGAAAAGGAGATGGAGACGTAGTATTGAAAGAGTCTGCCATTAAAGAAAGAACATGCTTGGATGTCCATCCGACAACATATCCATTAGGATTGTCCATTCCCTTAGGACTCAGTGACTCTGTATTACAAGGAAGATTGACAATGGAGAAAGATGTTGCAGGTAATCCAGGATGTGGATCATTAGACACAAGTGAAGTTTGTTTTGTAGGGGAAGGTTTTGATATTGAGAACTTGAAGGTTCTTATGGATTCTTCTTCTACAGAATCAAGCAACATGTCATTTACAAAGGAGAAACTCGGTGATTCTCCACATAATCCATCTAAGGGACGTTTCGGTTTATCTGAAACCCTCAGTGGAACATATTTGGTAGAGAGACCAAATGGTAGCAGACAGACATTATCTTCAGCACTGTCTCCTGGGTATGTGCTTTCCCATAGCCACTATGAGAGTGTAGACTCTGAGCAGTACCTCACATGTATGTCACAGCACAGTTCTCTTACCATTTCCCAACTCTCTCCAGTGGCCTATCTGAAAAGTGACACATTTCAAGAAGCCAAGCCAAAATCTGGTTCATCCCAGGAAGTCCTGCCAACAAATTACCAGTCTCAGAGGATTGTATCAGAACTACAGCAAAACCAAGCTGAAATTTCTCAAGAAACTTTGCCAAAAAATGAAGGTATTTCTCAGTATGATCCTTCAAACCCACCATTATCTCTTACCTTCTTGCCAAAATCTTTAGAAAAATGTGACATTATAGAAGAGGCCATAACAGGCACTGTTACAAATGAATCAATACAAAAATATGATCCCCCAGTGGACACGATGAACCATGATTTGCTACATGAGAGAATTCCTGATATTTTGGATATGATGACAACAATGGCAACGGAAGAATGTTTAATGTTAGATTCTCATACGTTTATGGATAAGGATATTTGCTCAACTGAGTCTCATCAGTCCCACCATGTGAAATGTGATGGTGCTCTAGAGGACCTGGAGATTATCACAGATTTTGGTCGGTCCACTGAGAATGTGTGCGTCTGTGATTTTGTATCTGAGCCAACCTCTAGCATTACTGAGGACTTGGTTATGACAGATTTGCTCCTGGAGAACGTGTTTGTGGCCCAGCATGCTGTGACACATTCTGTTGGCACAAGCCCTGTCGTGCCCACTGTGCCTAGGGAGACTTGCACAAACATGGAATTGTGTCCCGATTCTGTTAAAGCATcacaaataagtaaaaatacacAAGCAACAACTACTGCAGCTTCTGTTCCACAAGGGGAGTATTTGGGCAGCATTATACACTGGTCTACTATTCAAACACCCCTGCCTGAACCATCAAACCTGGACCGGCTAACTTCAGGGCATGATCTCTTGATAAGCTCCCCCTTGCTTGAACTCTCACCACTAGCCTCATCTACACCGCATGTAGCAGTAGGTAATAGTCTGCCACTTTCCTCCTTTCCTATGCCCTCTGCTCCAGCAAAATCATTGCCGCATACTGTActagctgctgctgctgctcttcCCCCTGTATTTGCTGCATCCCATGATTATTTCCCCCAGGAAGAACATCAGGTAGCCTGTCATAACAACAG
- the rab11fip5a gene encoding uncharacterized protein rab11fip5a isoform X2: MASVNRDEEQRWVPTHVQVLVIRARGLRAKGKHGTSDAYTVVQLGKEKYSTCVMEKSTEPEWGEECTFELQPGVLEDGGRDAHPAGTGDLTFTVMHRALIGLDVFLGQTVIALDKAFRERACMRNEWYKLHSKTGKKEKERGELQLTVQFTRHNLTASMYDLSMKDKPRSAFIRLRERMRARKRGGDEESNSAIVPGGYGALARMRSRLPSDGGGEEDYEDDEGGELRRSKMRSYFLHGRLRKSSDTRSSTSLGSESSESSSRGGSLSPTAGISVVVSDLSNSPSNSSNLTADNSPEHTVAPSPLVSPVRYVFDEECDLSIPVPHSLTTDSDAPILLPSVCVNGNPVETSPLTHQPPSLVLQHPRPQTETQQESPNTPQTSPPQKGKPTQAQTTQPPEIKPQPSSEFQTLQPKVESKSKSDLQFPAVGLLQKGSGLSLSLQNLSRRKEEQQGGGPIDGRRWSFDKPGEEEKAAIAAALDNAGLMADETVVETAMSVSEIEVQGKKKRGLFSHARAEKVESGHAQPAAEGRHRGWFSSKDPYSKPSPAIYQPEVPASRPRNPTCPLIAVEAGNSKAILVDGASPNLTNSFCRTDASVDSVKYTQCGDFIGDRLKLNSKIGTQKMTTLPSSYPIEPTNQTPTCGEGNPVVSNKAYALESVCIITPACTLMVDALSHSEAEANFIHCGTQKTDLNNSVPLDALESEFDSSLPHNSSIDFSELHALACPYPTRSSCTFNKDKVSAVSVCQINVTPNAMSVLSMTPKPSALSSESLNYLGLAEKFEHETGKCITFKRLTDDDTKGSVEIQKTSLPYCNFDIRETSSIVTSESPSRGCKVPESKSLSKGQQNFKSDFGIGKGDGDVVLKESAIKERTCLDVHPTTYPLGLSIPLGLSDSVLQGRLTMEKDVAGNPGCGSLDTSEVCFVGEGFDIENLKVLMDSSSTESSNMSFTKEKLGDSPHNPSKGRFGLSETLSGTYLVERPNGSRQTLSSALSPGYVLSHSHYESVDSEQYLTCMSQHSSLTISQLSPVAYLKSDTFQEAKPKSGSSQEVLPTNYQSQRIVSELQQNQAEISQETLPKNEGISQYDPSNPPLSLTFLPKSLEKCDIIEEAITGTVTNESIQKYDPPVDTMNHDLLHERIPDILDMMTTMATEECLMLDSHTFMDKDICSTESHQSHHVKCDGALEDLEIITDFGRSTENVCVCDFVSEPTSSITEDLVMTDLLLENVFVAQHAVTHSVGTSPVVPTVPRETCTNMELCPDSVKASQISKNTQATTTAASVPQGEYLGSIIHWSTIQTPLPEPSNLDRLTSGHDLLISSPLLELSPLASSTPHVAVGNSLPLSSFPMPSAPAKSLPHTVLAAAAALPPVFAASHDYFPQEEHQVACHNNSPHPVKPLTPPDEKRSEGRSMLEKIKSTIHPGRGHQGDQEPEKKLLVEGGGSYYHLNHSELVSLLVQRDAELQQEREEYERHGLLLQKREVELKKMKILIRDLEDYIDTLLVRIMEQTPALLQVRSKIK, translated from the exons ATGGCCTCGGTAAACAGGGACGAGGAGCAGCGATGGGTGCCGACGCACGTGCAGGTGCTGGTGATCCGCGCCCGCGGGCTCCGCGCCAAGGGCAAGCACGGCACGAGCGACGCGTACACCGTGGTGCAGCTCGGCAAGGAGAAGTACTCCACATGCGTGATGGAGAAAAGCACGGAGCCCGAATGGGGCGAGGAGTGCACATTCGAGCTGCAGCCTGGCGTGCTGGAGGACGGGGGCCGCGACGCACACCCGGCCGGCACCGGCGACCTCACCTTCACCGTCATGCACCGCGCGCTCATCGGCCTTGACGTGTTCCTTGGCCAGACTGTGATCGCGCTGGACAAGGCGTTCCGTGAGCGTGCGTGCATGAGAAACGA ATGGTACAAGCTTCATTCTAAAACTGgcaaaaaggagaaagaaagaggggagCTTCAGCTAACGGTGCAGTTCACTCGCCATAACCTGACGGCCAGCATGTATGATCTCTCCATGAAGGACAAACCTCGGTCAGCCTTCATCAGGCTgcgtgagcgcatgcgtgcccGGAAGCGTGGTGGGGATGAAGAGTCCAACTCAGCCATTGTGCCTGGGGGTTATGGTGCGTTGGCGCGCATGCGGAGTCGTCTGCCaagtgatggtggtggagaggaAGACTATGAGGATGATGAAGGAGGGGAGTTGAGGAGGAGTAAAATGAGGAGTTACTTCCTCCACGGAAGGTTACGGAAGTCTTCGGACACACGTTCTAGCACATCTCTGGGTTCTGAGAGCAGCGAGTCATCTTCTAGAGGGGGCAGCCTTAGCCCAACTGCTGGCATCAGTGTAGTGGTCTCTGACCTCTCCAATTCACCCAGCAACAGCAGCAACCTGACTGCAGACAACAgcccag agcaCACAGTAGCCCCCTCACCACTAGTCTCTCCTGTTAGATATGTGTTTGATGAGGAGTGTGACCTTAGCATCCCAGTGCCTCATTCCCTGACCACTGACAGTGATGCCCCCATTCTCCTGCCCTCTGTCTGTGTAAATGGAAATCCAGTGGAGACATCTCCTCTTACTCACCAACCCCCCTCACTGGTACTACAACATCCTAGGCCACAGACAGAGACCCAACAAGAATCACCAAACACTCCTCAGACTAGCCCACCACAGAAAGGCAAACCTACTCAGGCCCAAACCACCCAGCCCCCAGAAATCAAACCTCAACCCAGTTCAGAATTTCAGACTCTTCAGCCTAAAGTGGAGTCTAAATCCAAGTCTGACCTGCAGTTCCCTGCAGTAGGACTGCTGCAGAAGGGTtctggtctctctctatctttgcAGAACCTCTCTCGCCGTAAAGAGGAGCAGCAGGGCGGAGGGCCTATAGACGGCCGCCGCTGGTCTTTTGACAAAccaggagaggaggagaaggctGCCATTGCTGCTGCACTGGATAATGCTGGGTTGATGGCCGATGAAACCGTGGTGGAGACGGCTATGTCTGTAAGCGAGATAGAAGTTCAAGGCAAGAAGAAGCGAGGCTTGTTCTCACATGCACGGGCTGAAAAAGTCGAAAGTGGTCATGCCCAGCCAGCTGCAGAGGGAAGACACAGAGGCTGGTTCAGCTCTAAGGACCCATACAGTAAACCAAG CCCAGCCATCTATCAACCTGAAGTGCCTGCCTCCAGACCAAGAAACCCCACCTGTCCTCTAATTGCAGTTGAAGCTGGAAATTCAAAGGCAATCCTAGTGGATGGAGCATCACCTAATCTTACAAATTCTTTTTGCAGAACTGATGCATCAGTTGACTCTGTCAAATATACACAATGTGGTGATTTCATTGGTGATAGATTGAAGCTAAACTCAAAGATTGGTACTCAGAAGATGACTACCCTTCCTTCTTCCTACCCAATTGAACCAACTAATCAAACACCCACATGTGGTGAAGGTAACCCAGTTGTGTCCAACAAAGCTTATGCTCTAGAAAGTGTATGTATTATAACCCCAGCATGCACTTTAATGGTAGATGCACTTTCTCATTCTGAAGCTGAAGCTAATTTTATACACTGTGGTACTCAGAAGACTGACCTCAATAACTCCGTTCCTCTGGATGCTTTGGAATCTGAATTTGACTCCTCATTGCCTCATAACTCGAGCATAGATTTCTCTGAACTCCATGCCCTAGCATGCCCTTACCCTACACGTTCAAGCTGCACATTTAATAAGGACAAAGTCAGTGCAGTCTCAGTCTGCCAAATAAATGTTACACCGAATGCAATGTCGGTGTTGTCTATGACTCCTAAACCCTCAGCACTCAGTTCTGAATCATTAAATTATTTAGGCCTGGCTGAAAAGTTTGAACATGAAACAGGCAAATGCATTACTTTCAAGAGACTGACAGATGATGACACTAAAGGGTCTGTAGAAATCCAGAAGACATCTCTGCCTTACTGCAACTTTGATATTCGGGAAACATCTTCCATTGTAACATCTGAATCTCCAAGCAGGGGTTGTAAAGTCCCAGAGTCAAAGTCCCTCTCAAAAGGACAACAGAACTTCAAATCAGATTTTGGTATTGGAAAAGGAGATGGAGACGTAGTATTGAAAGAGTCTGCCATTAAAGAAAGAACATGCTTGGATGTCCATCCGACAACATATCCATTAGGATTGTCCATTCCCTTAGGACTCAGTGACTCTGTATTACAAGGAAGATTGACAATGGAGAAAGATGTTGCAGGTAATCCAGGATGTGGATCATTAGACACAAGTGAAGTTTGTTTTGTAGGGGAAGGTTTTGATATTGAGAACTTGAAGGTTCTTATGGATTCTTCTTCTACAGAATCAAGCAACATGTCATTTACAAAGGAGAAACTCGGTGATTCTCCACATAATCCATCTAAGGGACGTTTCGGTTTATCTGAAACCCTCAGTGGAACATATTTGGTAGAGAGACCAAATGGTAGCAGACAGACATTATCTTCAGCACTGTCTCCTGGGTATGTGCTTTCCCATAGCCACTATGAGAGTGTAGACTCTGAGCAGTACCTCACATGTATGTCACAGCACAGTTCTCTTACCATTTCCCAACTCTCTCCAGTGGCCTATCTGAAAAGTGACACATTTCAAGAAGCCAAGCCAAAATCTGGTTCATCCCAGGAAGTCCTGCCAACAAATTACCAGTCTCAGAGGATTGTATCAGAACTACAGCAAAACCAAGCTGAAATTTCTCAAGAAACTTTGCCAAAAAATGAAGGTATTTCTCAGTATGATCCTTCAAACCCACCATTATCTCTTACCTTCTTGCCAAAATCTTTAGAAAAATGTGACATTATAGAAGAGGCCATAACAGGCACTGTTACAAATGAATCAATACAAAAATATGATCCCCCAGTGGACACGATGAACCATGATTTGCTACATGAGAGAATTCCTGATATTTTGGATATGATGACAACAATGGCAACGGAAGAATGTTTAATGTTAGATTCTCATACGTTTATGGATAAGGATATTTGCTCAACTGAGTCTCATCAGTCCCACCATGTGAAATGTGATGGTGCTCTAGAGGACCTGGAGATTATCACAGATTTTGGTCGGTCCACTGAGAATGTGTGCGTCTGTGATTTTGTATCTGAGCCAACCTCTAGCATTACTGAGGACTTGGTTATGACAGATTTGCTCCTGGAGAACGTGTTTGTGGCCCAGCATGCTGTGACACATTCTGTTGGCACAAGCCCTGTCGTGCCCACTGTGCCTAGGGAGACTTGCACAAACATGGAATTGTGTCCCGATTCTGTTAAAGCATcacaaataagtaaaaatacacAAGCAACAACTACTGCAGCTTCTGTTCCACAAGGGGAGTATTTGGGCAGCATTATACACTGGTCTACTATTCAAACACCCCTGCCTGAACCATCAAACCTGGACCGGCTAACTTCAGGGCATGATCTCTTGATAAGCTCCCCCTTGCTTGAACTCTCACCACTAGCCTCATCTACACCGCATGTAGCAGTAGGTAATAGTCTGCCACTTTCCTCCTTTCCTATGCCCTCTGCTCCAGCAAAATCATTGCCGCATACTGTActagctgctgctgctgctcttcCCCCTGTATTTGCTGCATCCCATGATTATTTCCCCCAGGAAGAACATCAGGTAGCCTGTCATAACAACAG